DNA sequence from the uncultured Ilyobacter sp. genome:
CCAGCATTGACAACTATAATATCCGGATTAAATCCAAACTTATAGGCGACTACGTCAATTATTCTGACTCCATTTTCTACCTTTCCAGATAAGCTGTAATACATGGGGCTTATTTCATCTTTTGTCATTTTATCCCTGTTGGTACAACCTAAAATAGCAGCAAGCAAAATCAGCAAAAAAAACATTTTCTTCATATTTCTCACTCCCTTTACTCTTTGAAGTTTTATATGGTGCAACAGGGATAATTCCTTTTAAATTTTTACAGTGCCATTGTAAAGATCTCCAGAACATCTTCCTTTTCAAGAGCCTGCATGGTACCTAGAGGTCCATTTTTAACAGCTCTTTCTGCCATTATTTCAAATTTTTCATGGTCTATCCCCACTTCTGTCAGTGTTTTTGGAGTTCCAAGTGACGTAAAAAACTCTCTGGTTTTTGCTATGGCCTTTCTAGCGACACTCATTTCACAGTCTCCCTCTATACCCCATACATTTTTGGCGTAATCTACAAATCTATGAGCATTTTCCTCAGAAAGAACATAGTCCATCCAATAAGGTGTCAATATCCCTAGCCCCATACCGTGGGTAATGTCATACTGAGCACTGAGCTCATGCTCCATGGCATGTGTGGCCCAGTCTGTAGACTCCTTTCCGCAAGACAGCATTCCGTTTAGGGCTAGAGAACCTGCCCACATTAAATTTGCCCTGGCTTCATAATTTTCTGGGTCTTTTAAAGCCACAGGACCAAAGTTAATAGCTGTCTTTAATATTCCTTCCATAAGTCTGCTCTGAAGGTATCCTCTCTTGTCTGGTGAGAAATACTGCTCAAAAACATGACTCATTATATCTACAACACCAGCTGCAGTATGAAATTTATTAACTGTAAATGTATAGGTTGGGTCGAGGATGGAAAAGACAGGCCTTAATTTTGCATGTCCTATCCCGATTTTTTCATTTGTATCCATTTTGGAGATGACAGAGTTTCCGTTCATCTCACTTCCTGTAGCTGCCAGAGTCAGTATAGAGGCTACAGGAAGGGCATCACGGAGTTCTCCGAGTTTATTGTCTACATAAAAGTCCTGCCACACGTCTCCTTCATACTTTACCTGGGCAGCTATGGCTTTGGCACAGTCGATGACACTCCCCCCACCAGCGGCTAGTACAAGTCCTATATTATTTTCTTTGCATATTTTTGCTCCCTCGTAGACACTTTCTATTCTTGGATTTGGGTCTACTCCTGCTAATTCGAAACATTCAATATTAAAATCAGCAAGCTGTTTTTTGATCAGATTATAAAGCCCCGATCTCTTTATGCTCGACATTCCATATACCAGAAGCACCTTAGAAGTGTATTTACTTATTTCAGATCCCAATTTTTCAACTTTACCCTTTCCGAAAAGGATCTTCGTGGGGATATTGTAATTAAAGTTTTTCATTATATCACTCCTTTATAGATTGATTATTTACATTGTAGTATACATTATTTTTTTCTCTTTTTCATTGATAAAAAAACAGATAAGTGATAGATTCTAAATATCTATTTAAACACTTATCTGTGTAAACTAAAAAAAAACTGGAGGTCAAAAAGGACTATGTTTATAAGTAAGTACAAAGTAAGAATCTCGGATATAAACTACGGAGGACATATGGGGAACGAAAGGGCTTTAGTGGCCTTTCAGCAAGCTAGGATAGAGTGGTTAGAGACTCTTGGGCTGTCAGAGATTAGTATAGGGGAAGATAAAGGTTTAATCCAAAGAAGGGCCAATGTGGAATATCTAAAAGAGGTTTCTTTAGGAGAGGTTCTAGATATTAAAATCTGCCCTGCTGAAATTAAAGGAAGTTATTTCGTACTTGCGCACGAGGTCATAAACCAAGAGGGTGTTAGAGTGTTGACGGGAAATGTTACCCTTGGATCCTTTGATTATAATAGCAAGAAACTGGCTAGAATACCTAGTAAACTCAAAGAAATACTAGAAAAAGAGATAGTCATAAAAGGATAGAGTTTGATTTTACAAAACCTTTAGAGTATAATCAAAGAAAAAATTAGGAGGACTAGATGAAACTTTACAGATATTTTATACTGATACTTTTTGTACTCGCTACTTTCACCGGATGTAGCAACGCTGATAGAAGCAGGCTGCACTTTGATTCTAAACCCTATAACTTTATCACAGGGGAAAATTCCAACGACTATGTGGAGTTATTTTTATTAAAAGTAGACGATATTGACAATCGTTTTTATATCCAGATAAAATCAAAGGAAAATTTGAAAGTTTCAAAAGAAATTAGGGGAAAATGGGATATGAAAAACGGAATTTTGTTTATGACCACAGAAGACAGCAATAAATTAATCAAAATATCAGGATATAACAGTTATCCGAGGGTTATTTACTCTGATATTCCTCAACTTTATTATTTTAATCTTAATCTATCTCCAAGTGTATACAGATATAGCGGAAATTTCAATAAAGACAATTCCAAGTTTAGTATTGATTTAAAACTTTTTGAAAAGGAAAAATCAATACCAGTCTATATAATACCACCTGACGAACAGGAAAATAGCTTTTTTATAACTGTTATCGAGTCAATAGATGGTAAGACTGTTTCTCATGAAGAATTAACTGGAGACTGGATTATCAAAGAAAAAATACTTTACCTTAAGTTAGACGATGACACCATGTATTTTAAAACTGGCAGGGACAGTATAGAGCTAGTTAATTATGAAAATAGGTATGATATCGATCAAATTATATTAAAAAAAGTAAAATAATAAAAAATTCGGCTCTAAGCCGAATTTTTTTATTCTTATATTTATTTGAGACTATTATTAACCTCGCTACGACAAATTTATTGAAATCTAGTTGATTTTTTACTTTAAATTAAATTATTGAATTTATCGGGATTCGTTACTTTTCTCTTGAAAGAAAAGTAACCAAAAGTTCAAGCCTGTGAAAAATCAGCTAAATAACCTTGAAAATCCAAGAAAAACTCGAAACTCGCTACGCTCAGACAGTCGATTTTTTCTAAGGATTTCGCTGCGGTTATTCTTAACGCTGATTTTATCAATGGCAGAAGAAAAAAGATCGAAAACCTCTCGCAAAAGAAATAATATATATAGTTTAGTTTTTACTCTGTGAACCTCTCTTTTTTTCTCTGTGTCCAAAAGGTTTTATCCTTATTCGTGTTAATTTTTTTGCCTTATATTGATTTTCATTCGTGACAAAATCCTTTGACTCTAATATTCTTGTAAATTCAGTAATTTATCTGAATTTCTTACAAAGAATAACTTAAGAACTATTCAACTACCTCTGTAAATACCAAATCCACTATTTTCAAGCCGTCAACAGCGGCACTCATTATCCCTCCGGCATAACCAGCACCCTCTCCTACAGGGTAAAGACCTTGGACACTTACAGAGTCTCCAGATTCTTTTCTGGTAATCCTTACAGGAGCAGAGGTTCTAGTCTCTGGTCCGATTAAATTTGCTTTTGATGATAGAAAATATTTGTTTTTACCCCAGTGTTCGAGAGCCATTTTCATATTCCTACTGATAAACTCAGGGAAAAAATCATTTAAATTATGAGATTCTAGCCTCATTTTATAGCTAGACTCTATCTCCATACTACTTTTTTGATTTTTCAGAAAATCTTCTGCCCGCTGATAGAGGGCTCCATAGTTTGAGATAGTATCATAGGCTTTTTTTTCAAGTTCTCTCTGAAACTTCATCCCAGAAAAAAGTTCTTCTCCAAACTCATTTTCTTTTACAGCAACTACTAGAGCAGAATTGGAAAATTCACCGTCTCTTGTGGAATAACTCATACCGTTTACAAGTGTTCCTCCTTTCTCAGAGGCTGCATTTACAATCTCTCCTCCAGGACACATGCAAAAAGAGAATACCCCTCTTTCTTCAGCCTTGTTATTATAAGCCATATTGTAAGTTGCAGCTCCCAAGAGAGGATGGTCAGCATAGTCACCGTACTGCATTCTGTCTATATCAGCTCTCGGGTGCTCTATACGGGCTCCCACTGCAAAAGCCTTGTTCTCCATGTATACTCCCCTGTTATAAAGCATCTGATACGTATCTCTTGCAGAATGTCCTATGCAGAGAAGAAGGTGATCCACCTCTATACTCTCTTTGCCTTTATTCTTATTCTGCACCTCTATCTTCCTGACCTTACCGTTTACCGCCTCTATATCCGTCATTTTAGTCTCAAAGTAAAATTTACCTCCCATTGAGGTAATCTTTTCTCTGAGGTTTTTTACCACGTCTTTTAATACATCTGTTCCCACGTGAGGTTTATAGTCCCACATAATCTCCTTTTGAGCCCCGTGATCTACCAGTTCCTTAAAGACCTTGCTTATATACTCACTTTTTATCCTTGTATTAAGCTTTCCGTCAGAATAGGTCCCAGCTCCTCCCTCTCCAAACTGTATATTAGAGTCCTCATCTAGCTGGTCCATAGTATAAAAAAGATCCACTGACTTATGTCTTTCATCTACTTTTTTCCCTCTTTCAAAGATAAGAGGTTCATAGCCATATTCACATAACCTTAAAGCTGCAAAAAGTCCAGCAGGGCCTGTTCCTATAATGGCTATAGTACCCTTTTCTTCTTTTGCCCTTCTTTTGGGAAAGATTTTTTCATTTATCAGGGAGACGTTATTCAGCCTATTTATGTCCAGTTCTTTTTCAAGTGTTACAGTGATATTATACACAAGCTTGATATCTTTTTTCTTTCTGCTGTCTATAGATTTTTTTTCATATTCTATATGGCCTATATTATTTTTTCTTATTCCACGTTTTTCTATCTCTTTAATAAGAGCCTTTTCTTGATCTTTTTCTATAAAGACCATTATGTTGTTTATTGCGACCTTCATTATTCACCTCATATTTTTTATCTTGTTAAATTAAGAATCCAAAACTTATTTATTAATTAATTTATTGGGTATACTTTTTATATACTCCCGATTCCCTTTTCTTCTGGGCAGTTTTACTTATATAAGTTCCCTCTATTATTGTTTTAAGCCCTGCTTTTTTTATTATGGATTTCATATAATCCACATTTGAGCATCTGTCTGAATGACGGTTATCTAAGACAATACACGAAGAAAGATGTACTGCTATTTCACTGTTTTTTATATCTGCTAGTTTTGGCATTCTTCGAACTAGATTGTTTATCTTTGGACCTACTCCTTTCCCGTTACAACCTCCACATGTAAAAGAAATGTACTGAGTTTCACTGCTGTAGTCATTAAATGAATTTATTTTTTTATAAAATGAATCAGTGCATGCATATCCACTGCATCTATTTTTTGCTTTTTCACACTGAATTATCGCTGCTAATTTTATATCCAATTTTACCTCCTAAAATTTTTATTTAAATTTATTATGTTTTTCATTATAACATAATTTAATTTTATATGTTTTAAAAAATAATGTAATATCAAATAAATTATAGGACTTTACGTCTGTTGGTATAGAATTTTATATCTATATTAAAACAGAGCTTTTTATGTTAAAATAAGTCAGTATGATTATTTTATTGAGGTGAGGTGGTATTTTGCCTTGGAAAAGGAAAGATTTTGAAAACATATTTATTGTATGTGTGATAACTATATTTATGGGGCAGATATATATGAGTCCCTTTTCATCTTGGTTTAGATTCTCTATAGCAGGAGTAGTCCTGCCAATAGCTCTATTGTTTTTCTCAGACATACCTATCCTTATTACATGCGCTGTCATAGGATTTTTCATACCATTTTTTAGGGCCTTTGTTGAGTTTTTAAATGTTTCTAATATTGAATATATCGAAGCCTTTCACAAATATCTGCCAACTATAGGATATTACTTGATGTATGGTCTTTTATTTATAGCTCTAGATATAAGGAATAAAAGAGACAAATTTTCCATATTTATCTTGAGTATGTGGATATGCGATTCCACATCAAATATTCTTGAGCTTTCTATTAGAAATATTTGGTGGGATTTCCCATTTAAAGTCGCCATATTTCAAGCTATTTTAGTTGGATTTGTAAGAGCCTTTGTTGTTTATCTTTTTTATAACTTTGTTCTCTATGTAAAAAACAGATACGATAAGGACAAAAAAGATAAGGAATACAAGGACTCTCTTATTTTTGTTTCAAAACTTAAAACTGAAGTTTTCTTTTTAAAAAAATCAATAGATGATATAGAGCACACCATGGAGAAAAGTTATCTTCTCTATGATGAGCTTCAAGAGGCCGAACTGAAAAATTATGCTCTTGAAATTTCTAGAAATATTCACGAGATAAAAAAAGATTACTTTAGAGTAGTTACTGGAATAGAGAGCACCCTAGAAACAGAAATGGAAGAACGTAACTTTACTATGTCTCTTTTTGACGTACTGCAGATCATAGAAGATAGTACGAAAAAATTTCTAAATTCAGTAGACAAAGATATTTACCTGAAGTTCGACGTCAAAAAAAATACAAAACTGATAAATTATCTTCCTCTAATATCGCTGATTAACAACCTTATTATTAACTCAATTGAAGCCATTGACAAAAATGGGTTGATAACAGTAGAGGGAACCATAGAAAACAAAAATCTAGTGATCACAGTCACTGACAACGGGCCGGGTATTGAAAAAGAAGATTTAAAACTTATTTTCCAGCCTGGATTTTCCACTAAATATGATTTAGTCTCTGGAAAGATGTCAACTGGTATCGGACTTTCCCACGTAAAGAACTTAGTAGATGAATATTACCAGGGTGAACTCTACTGTGATAGTATACAAAATGTTTTTACTTCATTTACCATAAAAATACCAGTTACCAATCTAATATAAAGGAGTGAATAAAGAATGAACTTTTATATAGTCGATGATGACCCCGGAATACAGAAAATATTGAAAAATATATTGATTAAAAATAAACTTGGAGAAATAGTAGGGACAGCAAATGAGGGAGCAAAGGCTATAGAAGATATCAAAATCTTAAAGCCCGATATTGTACTAGCTGACCTTCTTCTTCCAAAGGTTGACGGAATAGGAATAGTAAATGCTCTCAGAAACACCGATATTGACACAAATTTTATAATGATCTCTGAAGTCAGGTCTCCTGAGATGATCTCTAGAGCCTATGAAAGTGGAGTTGAGTTTTTTATAACTAAACCTATAAATGTAGTAGAGGTTCTATCTGTAATAAAAAAGGTACAGGAAAAAATAAAGATGTCAAATGTAATAGCCTCCTTTGAGAGTGCCTTTAAAAGTATGGATATGCTACGAAATAACCCTCAAAAGACGACACCTGAAAAAAACGATATTCGAAAAGAGATAAATATAGTTTTAGGAGAGCTTGGAATATTAGGTGATCTTGGCTGTAATGATATCTCCGACGGAATCCTATGGATAAAAGATCAATCTGACAAATCCAAACAGCAATATAAACTTTCCGATGTCTATAACTTTCTAAAGACGGTACATGAAAAAAACGAGGGTGTAGAGATAAATACAAGCACAATAGAGCAAAGAATCCGAAGGACAATAACTAAAGTTCTTCAGAATATCTCTAATCTGGGTATAGAGGACTATGGAAATGAGATATTTTTAAAGTATTCAGGAACTATTTTTGATTTTAAAGAAGTTCGTAAACAAATGGATTTTGAAAGAGGTAAATCTCCCTACTGCGGAAAAATTAGTGTAAAAAAGTTCTTTGAAGGTATTTTACTGATGCTAAAAATTTAGTACAAATGTTCTTTTTATAACTAAATTAAAAGTCTTAAACAAAAAGTTTAAGACTTTTTTTTATTTTTTATGTTTTTTTGTGTCGGATTTTGTATGTTGCACTGTAGTATTATTAATATAATAAATAGTGCAACTGATAAACATTTTAACAATGAATATTTGTTGCAAGTTTAATTTTATATATGGTTTGTTTAAACTAAAGACATAATTAATAATTTAAAATTGGGAGGAATGTTTTATGAAAAAAATGCAGCTGACAACAAAAATTTTCATCGGCCTGCTTCTAGGAGCAATTATCGGAGCTATGCTTTATCCTGTGAGAGAAGTTCCATTTGTACATGACTATGTAATAGGATTTGGTTTCCATCTTGTTGGTAAAATCTTTATGAATTCTATTAAAATGATGGTTGTACCATTGGTATTCTTCTCGTTAATAATGGGAACTACTTCAATAACCGACATCAAAAAACTCGGTAGAATAGGTACAAAAACTCTTAGTTTCTATCTTGGTACAACTGCACTAGCTATCACAATAGCACTTGGACTTGCCAATTTGGTAAATCCAGGTAAGGGATTAGATCTTGGAACTATCGAATCATCAGCATTTTCTGTAAAAGAATCCAAAACATTTGTTAATGTTCTAATTGACATGGTTCCTACTAACCCAGTAGCAGCTATGGCAAACGGTAACATGCTTCAAATAATTGTCTTTTCAATTTTATGTGGTGTTGCCCTTACAATGTTAGGTAAAAAATCAGAAAAATTAATAGCAATTTGTTCTGACATCAATGACATGGTTTTAAAAATAGTTGAAATTATAATGTTATTCGCACCAATCGGTGTTTTCGGTCTTATCGGTAAAACCTTTGCAACTCTTGGATACGGAGCTATGAAGCCACTTTTAGTTTATATGCTTACTGTAATAGGTGCTCTACTTATACATGCACTATTTACTTATCAAGGATTACTCTTCGCTTTTGCAAGATATAACCCTATTACATTCTTCAAGAAATTTGCACCTGCAATATCTGTAGCTTTCTCTACATCTAGTAGTGGTGCTACTATTCCAGTAACAATGGATACTCTTTTGACTAGATTTAAAGTACCAAAAGATATAACTTCTTTCACTATCCCACTTGGAGCTACTGTTAATATGGACGGAACTGCTATAATGCAGGGAGTTGCTACAGTATTTATCGCTCAAGTGTATGGTGTAAATCTTGGCCCTGCTGATTATCTTGCAGTAATTCTTACAGCTACTCTGGCATCTGTTGGTACTGCTGGTGTTCCTGGTGTAGGACTAATCATGCTGTCTATGGTTCTTACTCAAGTAGGAATTCCTGTCGAAGGAATCGGACTGATCATGGGTGTTGACAGAATCCTAGACATGACTAGAACTGCTGTTAATATCACTGGTGATGCTGTTTGTACTCTGATCGTTGCAAAAACAGAAGGAGAACTTCTTCCTGAAGAGGAGTTAGAAGTAGCATAATTTCAAAAAAAAATATTTACTAAAAAACCCCTCATCCAGGAAGTGCCTGGATAAGGGGTTTTAAATTTAACATTATCTAGAATAAATTATTCTACTTCCAAACTACTTCTGCAGCCTTTCTAGGCACAGTTCTTTTGTAACTTATATCTGGATAACCTATTACCATACATGTCGCAACTTGTTTTCCTTCTTTTATTCCAAGAAACTCTCTTATCTCTTTGTTCCCTTCTGCCGCCCTCACAAAAAATCCGCTAAATAAAGCTCCGAGATCTAGGGCATTTGTCATAAGCTCCATATTCGAAGATGCCAAAACACCGTTAACTTGAAAGTTTGCAGTTACAACTATAACAGCAGGTGCATTAAAGAATAGCTCATCTTCTTTATCTGGATTTTCTTTGTATTTATCATACATCCTTACCCAAAGTTTTGCATACTTCACATACATAATATTATCTGGAGTTATATTGGATAAAATTTTATTTCCTATATCATTTAGAGTTTCTAACGTTAATCTTCTCAGTTCCTGTAAACCTTCTCTAACAACAATATAAGATACGTCCTGCATATTCCCCGCTGTTTCTGTGAATCTACCAGCCTCTATAATTTTTGAAAGTTTTTCTTCTTCCACATCTTTGTCCTTAAACTGCCTTATACTCCTTCTGAATTTTATAAAATTCATCAAATTATCAGAATCTATCTGAAATGTATCCTTGTCATAATCTATAACTTCTGCCATATCGTATTCATCGGTAGTAATTGCATCTGTCGGACAGACCGCTATACAGTGACCACATTTAAAGCAGGTCACATTGTTAATTTTAGCCTTATTATCTACCAACTCTATATCCTTTGGAAAACAGTCTTTAACACAAAGTCCACAACCTATACATTTTTCATCGTTGACAATCATCATAGTTTTTACACTCCTAATTTAGATTTTGTAAAATTTATTTTATAAAGCTCTTTTTAAAATTTCTTTAGAAACTTCTAAAGTAACCTCTTTACTTTCTGACAAGGCTGTCATTCCATGATTTTTCAAGGAATTGATAATCTTTTGGATGTCTCCTTCCCCTATATTGTAATCTGAAAGTTTTGTTTTTATCCCAAGGCTGTGGAAAAATTCCTCAGTTTTTAAGATCGCCTTATCTATTTTTTCATCTTCGCTGCCGTCTTTTATATTCCACACTCTCTCAGCGTATTGCAGAAGTTTTTCATGTTTTTCTGATTTTCTTACCTTCCATATTGCTGGCTGAACTACTGCCAGGGTTTTAGCGTGGTCTAAACCAAACAAGGCTGTTATTTCGTGCCCTATCATATGAGTAGTCCAGTCCTGAGGAACTCCTGAACCGATGAGGCCGTTTAAGGCCATAGTGGCACACCATACAAGGTTAGCTCTAGCATCATAATTTGTAGGATTTTCTATGGTTTCTTTTCCCACCTCTATAAGAGTCTGAAGTATCCCTTCTGAAGTCCTGTCCTGAAAACCTGCATTTACTGGATATGTTACGTATTGTTCTACAGTGTGGATGAATGTATCCACAACACCATTTGCAACCTGTGTAGCAGGAAGAGTGTATGTAAGAGTAGGATCAAGTATTGAAAATTTAGGGAATGTGAATTTGCTGAATATAGGAAGCTTATTTATTCCATTGGTTATTACAGCTCCGTTATTCATCTCAGAACCTGTGGCAGGAAGAGTGACTACAGTACCAAAGGGTATGGCTCCTTCTACCGGGATAGGCTTGAATCCAAATTTTAAAAGTTCACTCTCTCTTCCAAGGTACTCATCTGCAACAGAGGCTATAGCTATAAATTTTGTTCCATCCATTACAGAACCTCCTCCTACAGCAAGAAGGAAATCAATCTTTTCATTTCTAGCTATTTCTACGGCTTTCATCAGAGTTTCAAATTTTGGATTGGCCTCTATACCTCCAAACTCAAATATTTCTCTTTCAGATTTTCCAAGCTCCTCCTTGACTTTATCTAGTGTCCCAAATCTTTTTACAGAGCCACCTCCATATGTGATAAGAATTTTTGCATTTTTCGGTACCAGACTGTCTAAGTTGGTTATCTGATCTTTACCGAAAACTATATTGGTTGGATTATAAAAACTAAAATTTAACATGCGTTCCTCCTAATATATTATTTTGATATCTATATTAATCTTTTGTATCTGACGAACATTTTATTATACACATTCCCTTTTCTTCATCATATTTTTTGATCTGCTCCTGAAGATCTTCCCTTGTAACAATAAGCTCCTGTATTTTTTCTTCTATAAGCTCCACATGATCAAGAAGAATCTTTTTTCTTTCATCCACTGTTTTCATTCCGCCTTTTTTCAGAGAGATATAATGCTTTATTTCTTTTAAGGACATTCCAGTTTCCTTTAGATTTAAAAAGAATTCTATCCATAACAGATCATCTTTCGTGTAAACTCTGTTGTCGTTCTTGTCTCTGGCAATCTTTCTGATTACGCCGTTTTTTTCATAATATCTTAGTTTGGATTTTGTTATATGAAAATGTTTTGCTACCTCATCTATATTCATGTCAGACCTCCCATCTTAAGTACAATATAAATATACACCTTAGACCATAGTTTAAAGCAAGTTTTTTTTAATTTTATAGAATAGAAAAATAATAGACATAGGAGGTTGTATATTTATGTAGGAATAGCTCTTAAAAATAAGAAGAGTATATTAAGCGTAATAATTAACTGAAGTTGCTGCTTTAAAGAAATTCTTATAAATTACTAAATTTACAAGAATATTAAAGTCAAAAGATTTTGTCACGAATGAAAACAGATAAAAAACAAAAAAATTAACACGAATAAAGATAAAACATTTTGACCACAGAGGGCACAGAGAAAAAGAGAAAGTTTCATATAGTGAAAATAGAAATATTTTAATTTTTAAACTACTTTCCCCTTTAAAAAATGCCGTTAAGAAATCATCTTGTGAAATCCACTTTCATTGAAATAAGGAGGTTTACCGACTATATTTCAATAGAAAGTTAGTTCAGAAGTGATTTTAGGTATTTTTTAGGGGTGCCTTTTCTTTGGTTACTTTCTTTGGGCAAGCAAAGAAAGTAACACAGCTTTTCCGATAAATTCAATATTTTACTTTAAATTGGCAAAATTTATATTTTAAAAGGAGGAGATTATGAGAAATTTTTTGGCAATTTTAGGTGTTGTTTTTTTAGTGATACTTTTTATACTTTTGTTTAGATAGAATTACGAAGGAAGTACTGAACTTTACTTTATAATACCAAAATTATTTGTTAACTTGGACAAAATAATAATCAGCTTATTGAGGAGGGGATATAAATGGAAAAGTTTGAGTACATGAAAAAATACGGTCATGAACAACTAGTTTACTTTTTTGACAAGACCACTGGCCTCAAAGGGGTCACATGCATTCACGACACAAGCCTAGGACCAGCATTAGGTGGTACAAGAATATGGGATTACGAAAATGAAGAAGAGGCTATATTAGATGCTTTCAGGCTTTCTAGAGGGATGACATACAAGGCTGCCTGTGCAGGACTTAATCTCGGAGGGGGAAAAACTGTTTTATATGGTGACCCAAAAGTTGTTAAGAGTGAAGCTTATTTCAGAAGTCTCGGAAGATTTGTACAGAGCTTAAACGGAAGGTATATAACTGCCGAAGACGTAAACACAAATACCAAAGACATGTCCTATGTAGCCATGGAAACCGACTATGTAGTAGGTTTGCCTGGAAAAAGCGGAAACCCTTCACCTGTAACTGCCTGGGGTATTTTCATGGGTATAAAAGCTACTTTAAAAGAGGTCTTCGGAGACGATTCTATTAAGAATAGAAGTTTTGCTGTACAGGGAGCAGGCCAGACAGGATATTATCTCATAAAATATCTTTTGGGAGAAGATTATCTTGATAAAAACTTTAAGGTTGAAAAAGCCTCTAAAATATATTTTACAGAAATAAATGACGATCATATAAAAAGAATGAAAGATGAACATCCTCAGGTTGAATTTGTCAAACCTGACGATATATATTCTTTAGAGGTGGATATATTCTCCCCCTGCGCCTTAGGAGCCGTCATTAATGATCATACAGTGCCTCAGTTTCGCTGTAAGGCCATTGCCGGCAGTGCAA
Encoded proteins:
- a CDS encoding MerR family transcriptional regulator — protein: MNIDEVAKHFHITKSKLRYYEKNGVIRKIARDKNDNRVYTKDDLLWIEFFLNLKETGMSLKEIKHYISLKKGGMKTVDERKKILLDHVELIEEKIQELIVTREDLQEQIKKYDEEKGMCIIKCSSDTKD
- a CDS encoding nitroreductase family protein, with translation MMIVNDEKCIGCGLCVKDCFPKDIELVDNKAKINNVTCFKCGHCIAVCPTDAITTDEYDMAEVIDYDKDTFQIDSDNLMNFIKFRRSIRQFKDKDVEEEKLSKIIEAGRFTETAGNMQDVSYIVVREGLQELRRLTLETLNDIGNKILSNITPDNIMYVKYAKLWVRMYDKYKENPDKEDELFFNAPAVIVVTANFQVNGVLASSNMELMTNALDLGALFSGFFVRAAEGNKEIREFLGIKEGKQVATCMVIGYPDISYKRTVPRKAAEVVWK
- a CDS encoding Glu/Leu/Phe/Val dehydrogenase, producing the protein MEKFEYMKKYGHEQLVYFFDKTTGLKGVTCIHDTSLGPALGGTRIWDYENEEEAILDAFRLSRGMTYKAACAGLNLGGGKTVLYGDPKVVKSEAYFRSLGRFVQSLNGRYITAEDVNTNTKDMSYVAMETDYVVGLPGKSGNPSPVTAWGIFMGIKATLKEVFGDDSIKNRSFAVQGAGQTGYYLIKYLLGEDYLDKNFKVEKASKIYFTEINDDHIKRMKDEHPQVEFVKPDDIYSLEVDIFSPCALGAVINDHTVPQFRCKAIAGSANNVLKDPAHGRQLKERGILYAPDYVINAGGLINVYHELQGYNREKAVGDVELIYDRLMEIYKISKDQNIATSDAADRFAENRIKVIKEIESNYIKR
- a CDS encoding iron-containing alcohol dehydrogenase, which produces MLNFSFYNPTNIVFGKDQITNLDSLVPKNAKILITYGGGSVKRFGTLDKVKEELGKSEREIFEFGGIEANPKFETLMKAVEIARNEKIDFLLAVGGGSVMDGTKFIAIASVADEYLGRESELLKFGFKPIPVEGAIPFGTVVTLPATGSEMNNGAVITNGINKLPIFSKFTFPKFSILDPTLTYTLPATQVANGVVDTFIHTVEQYVTYPVNAGFQDRTSEGILQTLIEVGKETIENPTNYDARANLVWCATMALNGLIGSGVPQDWTTHMIGHEITALFGLDHAKTLAVVQPAIWKVRKSEKHEKLLQYAERVWNIKDGSEDEKIDKAILKTEEFFHSLGIKTKLSDYNIGEGDIQKIINSLKNHGMTALSESKEVTLEVSKEILKRAL